AAGATGAGGACGAACTAACAACACAGGAAATTCATGAAACTATAGACTTATTAGCAGATATTGGAGTAGTTTCCCTGGCATTCAGTGGAGGAGAACCATCAATACATCCAGACATACTGGAATTCATAAAACATGCATCAGACAGAGGATTATTTGTAAGCATGGCATCAAATGGATATGTATTTAACACATACGAAAAAGCTAAGCAATTCAAAGATGCAGGATTAGAGTTCGTACAACTAAGTCTAGACGGCTTAAATCCTGAAACACATGATTCATTCAGAAATGTTAAAGGTTCATGGAACAGAGTAATAGAAGCAATCAAAAACTTCCAGAAAGCAGGAGTATATACTGGAATATCAACCACGGTAACCAAAAGAAATAAAGACGAAATACCAGACATGATAAAATTCCTAAATGATTTAAATGTAGATTGGTTCATGTTATATAACTTCATACCAACAGGAAAAGGATCAAACATAAGAGACATAGATTTAAATCCACAGGAAAGAAGAGAATTACTGGAATTAATATACAAAGCTAACGTTGATACAGACATGAATATCATGTCAACAGCACCACAATTTGCAGATGTAGCAGTGAATAATGACACCGGTACCCAGATGGTACCAACTCACTTCTATAATGTAAATTACGTAAATCCGGCAATGAAGCAACTATCTGAATTCATAGGAGGTTGTGGAGCTGGTAGATTTTACATGAGTATAGAACCTAATGGAGACATATATCCTTGTGTATTTTTCCCACATAACAAGGATGTATTATTAGGAAATGTTAAAGATAAGAATATAGAAGATATATGGATAAATCATCCTTTATTAAAAGAGTTCAGAAGTAAAGATATTCTCAAGGACCATTGCGGTAATTGTGAATCAAAATATATATGTGGTGGTTGTAGAGCCAGAGCATATAATTACTTCCAAGATATATTATCTCCAGATCCTGGTTGCATAAGAAATCAGGATGCATGGAATAAGTTAGAAACCAAATAAAGCATAATTAAATAATAATTTTCAAAGAATCTAGAGATGATCTTCTTCATTGGATTTTATCATTAGTAATTTAATATGTATCAATACCTCGATATAATAATCAAAAATACATCATATGAATAAGGAAAGTTATCTAATATTATATTTTTTTAGAATCATAAATTAGGAACATATAAAACCTAATGAAGAAGATAATTTTTTATTTTTTTTTATTTTTAGAGGTATTGAATTAAAAATATTTTTTTCTACAAATATACTATTTTTTAATAAGATTAGCGAAATTATTCTAATAAGATAATTACTCATTTTATTCTATTTATCTAGTACTTCTTCACTTTTGCTTATGGAATTTTATCTTCTTCAACATTTAATACATTCAGTCCCCTGTTTATTCATATACAACTTGTTTTATTTTATTTATCCTCTAATTTTTATTAAATATAGACAGGTACTATTTTAAATCTATTTTTTTAGATATAATATATAGAAGTGGGTTAGTATTGTATTTTTCATTATTAAAATACCACAAGTCATAACCTCTGTTATAGAAAAAAAACTGGAACTGGACTTGTTATTGAATTTATTATAACAGTTAGATTATATGAAAAATAGTTGAAAATAGGTGATTTGTAGTTGTTAATTAATGTATTCTACAAATCAGATTGTACAGGTTATTGAATAAAATATTTTTAAACAATTTTAAGAACATCAGAATATTCAGGGTTTCCAATCATTAAATTACTTGCATATGGACATGAAGGAACAATTTTCACATCTTCAATACGTGCATGTTCTATAACTTTCTCTACTAATTTTTTAGCAATTCCTTTACCTGAATAGGATTCATCAACTTCTGTAAGAGTTATAACCCAGTTATCTTTTAATCTGGCGAAGTGACATTGCCCAATTTGTTTATTTCCATCATATGCAATACTACTATTATCTTTTTCTGCAAATTCTATGTTAATATTATTTTTATTTTTTAATTCATATTTAAGTGCTCCTGATGGACATTTATCAATGATTTCTGCTATTTCTGTAGCTGGTGCTACATTAATATCTACCCATGGCCTTTTTGTTGTGTCAAAGACTAGACTGTTACCTCTTACACAGTTGGTGGAATGCTGACATATTTCGGGATTCCAGAAAATATTAAGTTCATTATTTTCATATGTTTTATATCCCTTTGATTCTAATTCTTTTCTCATTGACATTGTTTTTACTCCTTATAATATTACTAATAAATATTATTTATTATTATACTATTTCCATCTATTCATATGTAATTTATCAACTGTAAAAAAACTAATTTTTATAACATTAATATATTATTTAGGTAAATCTAGTTTTATTTTTGTTTAATGATTATTGTTGTTATTAGGATTTGCCATATAAGTATTTATAACAGCAGTTATAAAATATACATTAACAATGTGAAGTGATAAAATGAATATAGTAAATGATTGGGACCAAGATTACATAGACAATTTAAGAGAATTTGATAAAAACATAAAAGAATCATCAGTAACACTAAACTATGATTTCATAACAGAACACTACTTTGAAATGTATGAAGTAGCATTAAATGCCGGAACAATAATGCCCTACAGATTCAATACTATAGGCCTAGCATACAAGGGACATGACCATGACAGACCAACAAAATTCAAAAACTTCGACCCAAAAGTAAAAGAAAGACTAGAAAATGCATACAAAAAACGAACAGAACTACAATTCAAATTCGCAGACCCAAATTCTGATCAAAAAGCCAGATACGATGAATTCCTAGATAAAGAAATCTATGATTTTATTGAAGAATTCCCACAATTCAGGGATATAATCTACCACGATGACGATGAAAAACAGGAATAAAAGAAAACATGAACACAACTGAAGAAGTAAACAAAATACTAGAAAAAGAACAAGACAAAATGATAAAATACCTTAAATGGTATGAAAATCTGCCTGGTAAGTATGCAAGCAAGATAAAACTTAACAGAAAATATGCAACAGAAATCAGGGAACAACTAATAAACAATCCAGATGCATATCCGACAAAACTAGTCTATATTCTAAATGTTAATCCTATGGACTATAATAAAAAATATCCTGGAGCTGTAATGTATGAAAACTATAAAATGAAAGCATACCAGATACTATACCTAGAAAATAATGATAATATTACAGGATATGATGAAGATATAGGTTTTTCTATAGGTTTAGAATTAATTATGAAGGAATTTGTTGATAATCATCCGCAATGGTCTGAACTTATAAAGATATAGAATAAAATAATTCCCTTCAATCTACTTTTTTTTAAATATATTTTTATATATTACTTATTAATTTAAAATATAAATTATTGTATAAATATAAATAGTTTTAGATGATATTATGGATTTAATGAAAAATGTTAAAATTTGCAAAGCTCTTAGTGATCCTACTAGATTAGAGATTGTTACTATGATTAATGGCACAGAAAAATGTGCTTGTAGACTTCTTGAGCATTTTGACATAACACAACCTACATTATCACATCATATGAAACAGTTAACTAATTGTGGCTTAGTTGATGTTAGAAAAGAAGGTAAATGGTCATATTATTCCATAAATACGGATGTTTTAACTGAATTTAAAGACTTTGTAAACAGTCTTGAATCTAATATGAATGATACTTGTATTGAATGTTAATTTTTATTTAATTTTTTGGCTTATTTTTTGTTATTTTTCTTTTTATTCTGATATTATTATAACACTGACATATAGATAATTATCAATATATTTAAATAAAATAAATTAAAAAAAATACTATAACAATAACACATTGATGATTATCAATGTATAAGAAGGTTTAGAAAATGACAAACGAATCAAAAATTAGTTTCTTTAACAAATATCTAACCATATGGGTATTAATATGTATGGCTATAGGTATCTTCATAAGCCAATACATACCTATCATTCCAAATTTCTTAAAACAATTTGAATATGCTCAAATATCAATTCCTATTGCAATATTAATATGGATAATGATTTATCCAATGATGTTAAAAATTGACTTTAAAAGTATTAAAAACGTGAAAAATAATATAAAAGGAATAATACTAACGTGGTGCGTAAACTGGCTAATCCAACCATTTACAATGTACTTAATATGCACAGTATTCTTTTTTATAATATATCAAGGAATATTATCAACAAACATGGCAACAAATTATCTTATAGGAGCAGTACTTCTAGGATCTGCACCATGTACTGCAATGGTATTTGTATGGAGTGAATTAATGAAAGGAGATTCAGCATACACACTAGTACAAGTAGCTACCAATGATATAATAATACTATTTGCTTATGTACCAATTGTTACATGTCTCTTAGGAATTTCAAACATATCAATTCCATATGATACCTTAATATTATCAATAATATTATTTGTTGTAATTCCATTCATAGCAAGTATAATAAGTAGAAAATTTATTATTAATCATAAAAGTAAGGAATATTTAGAAAATAAGTTTATTCCGAAATTCGATAATATTACTACTATAGGTTTATTATTAACATTAATATTTATTTTCTCATCACAAGGAAATCTAATATTAAATAATCCATTAGATATTATATTAATTGCTATTCCATATATTATCCAAATATTTTTAATATTTGGTATAGGATATCTTGGTTCAAAAGCTATTAAGTTACCACAAAATATTGCAGCTCCTGCATCACTAGTTGGTGCTTCAAATTTCTTTGAATTAGCTGTTGCTATAGCCATAGCTTTATATGGTGTAAGTAGTCCAGTAGCTTTAGCTACGACTGTAGGTGTATTAATAGAAGTACCGGTAATGTTGACATTAGTACGAATTGTGAATAATACTAAAGACTGGTATAATTCAGGATTAAATGATAAAAAAATCAGTGATAAATATTATAATTAGCTATAATAATATATAGCTAACCATAATTTTCTTTTAAAATAATATAGAACTTTATTAATATTATTGATGTATATTATTAAAAACATGATTAAAAAATTATTGATATACATCTAATATTTAATTTTTAAGAGTTCTGTAGAAATCATGTATGATACTATTAACTAATTCAAGATTAAGAGTACTGTCTAGCCATTCACGTGGAATAGAATCTAATCCATAATATAATGCTGCAAGACTACCAGTTATTATACCATTAGTATCAGTATCTCCACCAAGATTAACAGCCTTTAAAACTGCATCCTTATAGTTGTCAGTATTATAACAACAATATAAGGCTACTTCAAGTGAATCAACAACATATCCAGTACTTGAGACTACTGTATCTTTATTATCTAGGAAATTTTTACTGTATAACTTACTAAAGCAAGGATATTTATCTTCAATGTCATAGTATTTTCGTGATTCATTTAAACCTCTTTTTATTAGAGTTTTAAAGTTCTTAGTATATCTGTCATGTAATATTTCCTGGACTATAAAGTTATAAATATTACATGATGCCTTACTTATACTATGAGCATGTGTTAGTGAGGAGATGTCATCTATTAGTTTTATTGATTCATCCACTGGTATATTATTTGTGTAAATATACAGAAGTATAGGCATGATTCTCATTAATGATCCATTACCGTTATTACGTTTTCCATCTCCACCACATTCTATTGGCTCAATTCCCTTACTGTAGTTTTCTATAGCATATTTCGTTGTTCTTCCAACATCAAATGTTTCACCAAGTGGCGTGTAATCACCATTATAGTACCATTTCTGGAAGTTATTCATAATATCATCATAATCTACTCCTTTTTTTAAACTGTCCAGTAATGCTATTGTAAGAGAACTATCATCAGACCATGTTCCTACAGGCATGTTATATGTACCGTGACCCGTCATACCAGTAGCCGGGTTATCTAACATTTCTTCATGTGACTTAAACTCGTATGGCACTCCAAGTGCATCAGCTACTACTCCACCATATATTGCAGCTTTTATGTCTGTTATTGTTAATCTATGACTATCTTTTACTAATCTTCTGAAGTTTGCTGATGATTCACGCGGATTATCATGTTTCATTATAGCAGATACTATTGCTACTCCGTCAAATCCATATTCATTTATTACTTGTGGCGTGTTGTATTCCTTTACTCCGCCAATTGCTACTCTTGGTATTGTGATGTTTTCATCAACTTTTTTAAGGTCTTCCTTGCTAATTACACTACAGTCCTCTTTTGTTGAGGTAGCTTGTATTGCTCCTATTCCCAGATAATCTGCTCCATCTTTTTCTGCTTGAAGGGCATCTTCATAGTTTTCTGCACTTATACCGATTATTTTATCTGGTCCTAGTATTTGTCGTGCTATTTTGCATGGCATGTCATCCTGTCCGAGGTGTACACCGCTACTGTCAACAGCTTGTGCCACATCAATTCTATCATTAATAATTAATGGTACATTGTATTTATCAGTTATTTGTTTAACCTTCACAGCTAAATTATAGAATTCTCTTGTTGTACTATTTTTTTCTCTTAGTTGAACTATACTGGTTCCACCAATTATAGCTTTTTCTATTATGTCAAGAAATTCCTGTTCTGTGAAGTCGAACTGATCTGTTACCAGATATACACTATAATCAATATTCATCATAAAATTTATTACTCCATCTTTGTTAAATTAGACATTGAAGTTAATGTTTCCTCATCCATTAATGATAATTCATCTATTAAATCCACACCAAAGCTACCAGTACCCCTACCATCAGTTTCTACTTTTATAGCTGCTTTTTGTCCGGCTATTCCCATTACTAATGTTCCAGTGATAGCTGCTACAAGTGGTGTTGTTATAGCTGCATATGAAGCTATTACGCATCCTAGCATACAGCCGGTACCAGTTATTCTGCTCATCATAGCATCACCATTTCTAATAGTATAAACACTTTCACCATCGGAGATTATGTCTATTGGTCCGGAAACTGCTATAACAGTGTTTAATTTAGATGCTATATTTTTTACTAATACTGCCTGGTCACTTATAGTTTCCTCATTAATCACATCAGTTTCTGCTACATCTACACCTTTAGCCTTAGTACATTCATCTAATATTCCATATAGCATTGCTATTGCCTTGATTTCTGATAGGTTACCTCTGATTATGGTAGGTTTTGATTCTGTTATTATATCAATTGGTGTTTGATTTCTTATTTTACTAATTCCTACTCCTACAGGGTCTAATACTAATGGTATGTTTGATTGTACTGCTTTTTTTGCTGATTTTTTCATTGTTTCCACTTGGCTTGTTGTTAATGTTCCAATATTTATGAGTAATGAATTAGCAATTCCTGTTATTTCCTCTGCTTCTTCTGGTTCATTAGCCATTATAGGTGAACCACCTACTGCTAGCACTGCATTTGCACAATCTTTGACTGTTACTACATTTGTTATGCAATGTGTTAGTGGACTATCCGTCCTTAGTTGTTGTACTGCTTCTATTACTTTATCATTCACTGAATTATCAATCATGTTTAATCTCCTTATCTATAGTAATATTTCTAGTCTTAATAATTATTAAATTTTATTACGTAAACACGTTTTAGGATGTTTAGATTTTATTTAAAATAATTAAATTATAAAAAAGAGTTTTTAAGAGAAATTATCTTCTTATAATATATTTACTAATAATTGGCTCGAGTTTATAGTATAATTTTTCTGTTAATGGCAGTGATATTAATATGTATACATATATACTTAGAATTACTGAAATAAGGTTAGAAATTCCACTGTAAGCATATAATTGCTGTGAAATAGCAGGATATATTGTTGCTAGTGATGATACTGCTGCTACATTCATACTTGTACTTCCTACTCCACAGGCTAGTGCATATGCATATGGATGCAATGGTATCAGTGTTGAGAGTACTGATGCAATTATGCTTATAAATATTGTTCCTAATACTGCTCCTATTAAGTATACTATCATGAATCCGTTTACTTCTGGTGAATTAAATCCATATTTATCTATTATTACTGCCATTTGTGGTTCACGGCATATGGAGCTTGTCATTCCTATAGCTTCTCTTTTGAATCCTAGCAGTAAAGCAACTGGTAATGCAACAAAAATTGATCCAAGGTCTCCTATTTCTTCAAGTAGTATTAATGGCCCTGTATTAATAAGTAAGGTTATATTTTGACCACTTATTATTGCTAGTTTTGCTATTAAGGGTCCTATTAGTAGTAGTAATAGTTTAGATGATGTTCTTGATTGTTTTTCATCTATCCATTTAAAAGGTTTTAACTGGTATAATAACATCGCCAGAACTAGTGCATAGATTATGGGCAATATTACAAGACTTACCCCTTTTATTAGATGTATGTGAAATATTCCAATGTATTCTGATATAACTACAATTATTAATATTGTTAGATGTAGTTTATAGTCAAACATGTCAATATTGTCTGTTTTATCTTTTTTATCCATATCAATACATCTTTCATAGTTTTTAATTCTTTAGTAGTATTATGTATAAAAAAAGTAATATATTTATTGTAAAAAGAGTTTTATTGGAGGTTATGTGAAGTATTATTCTCTTTAAATACTTCTTATATGATTCCTGTGTACATTAATACACCCTGTGCTATTATTGCTGATCCGAGATAAGTTCCTATGATTACAAAGAAAGTTACGATAATTCCTCTTATTCCAACCTTTTTAAATTCTCCTAAGTCTTTTCCCATTGCTACACCAGCATATGCTAAGAGAATTGTTGTTAAAGATACTAAATCTACTTTGGATGTATAATATATGATAGATCCAGATATAGGACACCATGGAACTGCTAATAGTAATCCTATTATGCTTATATATATTATTGCAGGGATGTTATATGGAACATATTTCTCTATTATCATACCTATTAATGTTATCGCACATAATATAAGCATTCCTACTAATGATTCTTCAAATGGGTACTGATATCCTACCCAATTTCCAATAGCTGACATTACAGAGAATATTAATAGAATCAATATCCATTCTAGCACTGTGTTAATTGATAATACTTTTGACACTATATCATATCCTCATCTTCACTATTTTTTCTAGATAACAATTTACTTATAGGCGGTTCTAGAATTTTATATAACCATTGTGTTAAAGGTATTGCTACTAGAATATATACATACATTCCTGTTACCATTGACAGCATATTTGCCATTCCACTGAATGCCTGTAGCTGTGTTGACATGCTCGGAAATATAGCAGATAATGATGCTACAGCTGCAGCATTCATACTTGCACTTCCTATACCGCACGCCATTCCATATGCATATGGATGTAATGGAAGTAAATATGCTAATACACTTACTAATAAACTTATAAAAGGTGTTCCTAGTACTGTTCCTATGAGAAATACTGAGAAGAATCCCTTTGTCTCTGGTGAATTAAATCCAAATTTATCTATTACTACTGCCATTTGTGGTTCACGGCATATGGAACTTGTCATTCCAATGGCTTCTCTTTTGAATCCTAGCAGTAAAGCAACTGGGAGTGCTGCAAATATTGTTCCGAGATTTCCTACTTCCTGTAGTAGTAATGCCGGTCCAGCATTGAATATTATTTCTATATTTTGACCACTTGCTATAGCTAATTTAGCTAGTAATGGACCTATCAATAGCATCATAATTGTACTTGCTTTACTTGATTGTTCCTCTTTTATCCAGGTTATTGGTTTTGCTAGATAGCATGCTACTGCCAGTACTAATGAATATAATAAGGGCATTAATACAATTCGTATTCCACCTAAATTCAGTGTATACATACCTATGTATTCAGCTATTATTATAGATACCAGAATTGTCATATGCAGTTTATAATCTTTTCGTGCTGATTTTAGTTCTTCATAATTATCCGAGTCCTTTTGTTCCATTACCATTGAGTATCCCCCAGTCATATAATATTGTTCTTATCCCTACAAACTTTTATTATTGTTATATCATATGGCTTTTTACAGGTTTTGTGAAATAAATTTCTTAATAATTAATATTAATATTATACTTATATAAAAACATTCAATAATAAAATTAATAAATACTATAAACATTTTTTATATTATATTACCATATTATAAAAATTATTTTATTAAAAAGATATTTTTATTATAATTTATTTATAGTTCACATAAACTCTTAAAACAAAAAAATAATAACATTAAAATTCAAAGAAAAATTCAATTCCTAAAATAAGTATAAAAAAGCTAAAAATAGTATAAATAATAGGAACAAAGTTATTCCTGATATAAGAATAAATCAACCAGTTATTGCACTTTAAGAGAACATATAGTTCTTAATATCATATAATAAGGATAATTAAACATTTTAGATAATTTAGTAAATAAGGCGTTACAAGTAGTTATATAACAAATAAAGAGTATTCTATCCTTATTTTAGTTTATAAAAGTTAATTGAAAAGGTATAGTTAAAATAACACTCTTAGAATTGTTCCTAAAAAGTGATTTATAAAAGTTTATAGTTCCTAAAAAGTGTTTATTATTGTGCATATTTATTCATTAAACATGAACTAAAATTAATAATAATTCCTAAAATAGGAACTATAATACTTATTATATACATAGCTAAAAACTAAAGAGAAAACACTTCCAAATCATCAGGAATAAATAATCTACCAGAAAAAAACATGCACCCTTCATCATAAAAACGCTTTTTCCTAGAATCAATATCATCATCAACAGTATGATACAACACCAAATTCTCAACATCTAATGATTCAGCAACTAAACAAGCATCCTTAACAGTAGAATGATTCTTCTCATAAGGATTAAAAACATCAGCATCACTAAAAAGACAGAAAGCCTCATGAAGAAGCCACTTACTACCATAAACATAATCCCTTACACACTCATGAAAAGGCTCATCACCACAACAGCTAAACTTACCACCATCATCCAAAATCATGGAAAAACCATACTGTAAAGTCCTATCTGAACCAACATCAAAAAATACAACATCATGACCATTAATAATACAATGTTCACCATTAACAACAGACACCAAATGAACAACTGTACCCATACACTCCAATTCAACAGGACGAAGCAGCCTGGCAATAAAATCATTGATAATACTAATTACTTCACTATGACCACGAATGAAAAGTTCACCATCATAATCACCTCTAACAGAATATTGACAAACCAATCTTATAAGCCACAATACTCCAAATAAATGATCCATATGTTTATGAGTAACAAAAACTTCACCAATATCCTTCCAGTCAATACCAGCATATTCTAATTGACGAAAAAGTCCACTGCCTCCGCCACCATCAACAAGAAAATATTTATCATCATTATTTAAAATAAAACAGGTATTATAGCAATTAGTAGCAACAGCATTACCCGTACCTAACATGATAAGATCCATAAAAACACCTCTAGAAATAAAAAAAATTACATCTAAGTATACATTTAAAACAAGAATTTAATAAAATTTTCAATAAAAAAAAATGGATAGTTAGTAAAAGAGTTTAGAAATAAAAATAGAGAATCTAATGGGATTAGATTTACTTTAAAAAAATATAAAAAAAAATAGTAAAATAGGTAATACTATTACTTATATTTATTTAGAGGCTGAAGTTGCACTTTGAGGATTCTCTACTTCTACACCTTTTATATAATCACTGAAATCACGGTCATATAATGAAGCTGCTAACATTACAACAGCACATGAACCTATGTTATGTACTAATGCTCCTGTAACTGGGTTAAGTAATCCTAGTATAGAACATATTATAGCAACTGCATTAATAATCATTGATATAGTAATACTTAAGTGTATTGTGAATAATGTGGAGTTTGATAGTTTTTTAAGATATGGTAATTTTTCAATGTTATCACCAAGTAATGCAATATCTGCAGCATCGATAGCTATGTCACTACCCATACCACCCATTGCTACACTTACATCGGCGGTTTTAAGTGCTGGTGCATCGTTAATACCATCCCCAACCATACAAACTTCTTTTCCGTCTTTTCTTAATTGTTCTACGATTTCAACTTTGTTTTCTGGTAGTAATTCAGAGTGAATATTAGTTATTCCGACCTGACTTGCAAAGTAGTTAGCTGCTTTATCGTTATCACCAGTTAATAGTTCAACATCAGTTTCAAGATCATCTTTTAATGTTGAAACTACTACTTTAGCATTTTCACGTAATACATCTGATAATCCAACTAAACCTATAACTTCACCATCATAAGCTACTACTATTGAAGCTTTTCCTTCATTACGTAGCATGTCAAGTTTGTTTATACATTTATCTGTTACTTCAATGTTACTTTCTTCTATGAATCTTGTTGTACCAGATAGAATTTTTTTACCATGATAATTTACAGCTACACCTTTTCCAGGTACCATTTTAAAGTCATCAGGTTCTGAGTATTGAATTCCTTCACTTCTACCATAATTTACTACTGCTTTACCTATTGGGTGTTCTGATTTTATTTCACTGATTGTCACATATTTTGTTAATTCCTGTGAACTTACATCATCTTTTAATGGTATTATATCAGATACTTCTAGGTCTCCATATGTTAGTGTTCCGGTTTTATCAAATGTTATACAGTCTACATTACCCATGTGTTCTAGTGCTTCACCAGATTTGATTAGTACACCATGTTTTGTTGCCTGACCTATTGCGGCCATAATTGCTGTTGGCGTTGCTAATATTAGTGCACATGGACAGAATACTACAAGTATTGTTACTGCTCTTTCTATATTCCATGTTATGAAGTATGTTACAATTGCTATACCTAGTGCTACTGGTACTAGCCATGTAGCCCATTTATCTGCTATTCTCTGTGTTGGAGCTTGTTTTTCATCTGCTTCTTCTACCATTCTTATGAGTTTTTCAAGAGATGAATCTTTTCCTACATTGGTTGCTTTTATATCTATTGCACCATATAGGTTTAATGTTCCTGAAAATACATCGTCTTTAATTGTCTTATCAAGTGGTAGTGATTCACCAGTCATAATTGATTGGTCTACTGATGTATCTCCTTTTATTATAACACCGTCTACTGGTATTACTTCTCCAGGTAGTACTCTTAGTATATCACCTTTTTGGATGTCTTTAGCATCTATCTGTTTTTCTGTAGTTTCGCCATTTTCAGTGATTAGTAATCTACCTTTCTGTGGTTTAAGGTCAATTAAATCCTTAAGACCTTGTTTTGATTTGTTTACTGTGTAGTCTTCAAGTAGTGCACCAAGTGCCATTATGAATACTACTTCACCAGCAGCGAATATTTCGCCTATCATTATTGAAGCTACCATTGCTATACATATAAGTAGTGCTGATGATACCCAGTGTTGTCTTACTAGTCTTTCTAATGCTAGATATAATAGTGGTAATCCACAAATCACTATTGTTACCCATGCTGGATCAACGGGTACTTGTATGTTTAATAATAGTATTATTAAACTAAACAATAGGAAAACTCCTCCTACTATGGTCATCTTCAGACCTTCAAAGAAGTGCATTAGTTGTTCAAACTTATTCATTAGTATTACCTCCTTTATATACTTTAATTTTATAATTATTACTATAGTAATACTAGTATATAAAGGAATTTACTAAAAAGTAATACTATTGTATTACTTAACCCCTTGAAACTAAAATATTATATAAAAAATAGTGAAAAATAAAAAAAATTTTAAAAGTAATTCAAATTATGTATAATAAGAAAGGATT
This genomic interval from Candidatus Methanosphaera massiliense contains the following:
- a CDS encoding MBL fold metallo-hydrolase: MDLIMLGTGNAVATNCYNTCFILNNDDKYFLVDGGGGSGLFRQLEYAGIDWKDIGEVFVTHKHMDHLFGVLWLIRLVCQYSVRGDYDGELFIRGHSEVISIINDFIARLLRPVELECMGTVVHLVSVVNGEHCIINGHDVVFFDVGSDRTLQYGFSMILDDGGKFSCCGDEPFHECVRDYVYGSKWLLHEAFCLFSDADVFNPYEKNHSTVKDACLVAESLDVENLVLYHTVDDDIDSRKKRFYDEGCMFFSGRLFIPDDLEVFSL
- a CDS encoding DUF3100 domain-containing protein, whose amino-acid sequence is MVMEQKDSDNYEELKSARKDYKLHMTILVSIIIAEYIGMYTLNLGGIRIVLMPLLYSLVLAVACYLAKPITWIKEEQSSKASTIMMLLIGPLLAKLAIASGQNIEIIFNAGPALLLQEVGNLGTIFAALPVALLLGFKREAIGMTSSICREPQMAVVIDKFGFNSPETKGFFSVFLIGTVLGTPFISLLVSVLAYLLPLHPYAYGMACGIGSASMNAAAVASLSAIFPSMSTQLQAFSGMANMLSMVTGMYVYILVAIPLTQWLYKILEPPISKLLSRKNSEDEDMI
- a CDS encoding DUF3100 domain-containing protein; protein product: MDKKDKTDNIDMFDYKLHLTILIIVVISEYIGIFHIHLIKGVSLVILPIIYALVLAMLLYQLKPFKWIDEKQSRTSSKLLLLLIGPLIAKLAIISGQNITLLINTGPLILLEEIGDLGSIFVALPVALLLGFKREAIGMTSSICREPQMAVIIDKYGFNSPEVNGFMIVYLIGAVLGTIFISIIASVLSTLIPLHPYAYALACGVGSTSMNVAAVSSLATIYPAISQQLYAYSGISNLISVILSIYVYILISLPLTEKLYYKLEPIISKYIIRR
- a CDS encoding heavy metal translocating P-type ATPase; the encoded protein is MNKFEQLMHFFEGLKMTIVGGVFLLFSLIILLLNIQVPVDPAWVTIVICGLPLLYLALERLVRQHWVSSALLICIAMVASIMIGEIFAAGEVVFIMALGALLEDYTVNKSKQGLKDLIDLKPQKGRLLITENGETTEKQIDAKDIQKGDILRVLPGEVIPVDGVIIKGDTSVDQSIMTGESLPLDKTIKDDVFSGTLNLYGAIDIKATNVGKDSSLEKLIRMVEEADEKQAPTQRIADKWATWLVPVALGIAIVTYFITWNIERAVTILVVFCPCALILATPTAIMAAIGQATKHGVLIKSGEALEHMGNVDCITFDKTGTLTYGDLEVSDIIPLKDDVSSQELTKYVTISEIKSEHPIGKAVVNYGRSEGIQYSEPDDFKMVPGKGVAVNYHGKKILSGTTRFIEESNIEVTDKCINKLDMLRNEGKASIVVAYDGEVIGLVGLSDVLRENAKVVVSTLKDDLETDVELLTGDNDKAANYFASQVGITNIHSELLPENKVEIVEQLRKDGKEVCMVGDGINDAPALKTADVSVAMGGMGSDIAIDAADIALLGDNIEKLPYLKKLSNSTLFTIHLSITISMIINAVAIICSILGLLNPVTGALVHNIGSCAVVMLAASLYDRDFSDYIKGVEVENPQSATSASK